A single region of the Pseudomonas sp. GGS8 genome encodes:
- a CDS encoding N-acetyltransferase, whose translation MPETSTAIADIHMLDSGYSREARSLLYQAYRHEPTFGYLFEAERPGYEQRVRATVRELVKQHFLQDLPAIGLLVNDRLIGIALIAPPQRRLGITESWAWRLRMVLSTGFRCTRRYLDYHAAVMACVPSDSVHVLPLLGVHPQFQGKHFGEQLLQAVHNWCAVDEHSQGVILDTGNPRYLEFYKRQGYEEIGEVAVGPIREHVFFHANPQVLQTATA comes from the coding sequence ATGCCCGAAACCTCGACCGCCATCGCCGATATCCACATGCTCGACAGCGGCTATTCCCGCGAAGCACGCTCCCTGTTGTACCAGGCGTACCGGCACGAGCCGACGTTCGGCTACCTGTTCGAAGCCGAACGCCCCGGTTATGAACAGCGGGTTCGGGCGACGGTGCGCGAACTGGTCAAACAACATTTTCTGCAGGATTTGCCGGCCATCGGCCTGCTGGTGAATGACCGCTTGATCGGCATCGCCCTGATTGCGCCGCCGCAACGTCGCTTGGGCATCACCGAAAGCTGGGCCTGGCGCCTGCGGATGGTGCTCAGCACCGGGTTTCGTTGCACCCGACGCTACCTCGATTACCACGCCGCCGTGATGGCGTGCGTGCCGTCCGACTCGGTGCATGTGCTGCCGTTGCTGGGTGTTCACCCGCAATTCCAGGGCAAGCACTTTGGCGAACAATTGCTGCAAGCGGTGCACAACTGGTGTGCGGTCGATGAGCACTCCCAGGGCGTGATCCTCGACACCGGGAATCCTCGCTATCTGGAGTTCTATAAACGCCAGGGTTACGAGGAAATCGGCGAGGTGGCCGTAGGACCGATTCGTGAGCACGTGTTTTTCCACGCCAACCCGCAGGTGTTACAAACAGCAACAGCGTAA
- a CDS encoding acyl-CoA dehydrogenase, producing the protein MDFAYSPKVQELRERVTAFMDTYVYPAEAVFERQVAEGDRWQPTAIMEELKLKAKTEGLWNLFLPESELGAGLTNLEYAPLAEIMGRSLLGPEPFNCSAPDTGNMEVLVRYANEEQKQRWLEPLLRGEIRSAFAMTEPDVASSDATNMAARAVRDGDEWVINGKKWWTSGACDPRCKILIFMGLSNPDAPRHAQHSMILVPVDTPGVKIVRPLPVFGYDDAPHGHAEVLFENVRVPYENVLLGEGRGFEIAQGRLGPGRIHHCMRSIGMAERALELMCKRAVNRTAFGKPLARLGGNIDKIADSRMEIDMARLLTLKAAYMMDTVGNKVAKSEIAQIKVVAPNVALRVIDRAIQIHGGAGVSNDFPLAYMYAMQRTLRLADGPDEVHRAAIGKFEIGKYVPKEMMRGGH; encoded by the coding sequence ATGGATTTCGCTTATTCGCCCAAGGTCCAGGAACTGCGTGAGCGCGTGACTGCGTTCATGGACACCTACGTTTATCCCGCCGAAGCGGTGTTCGAGCGCCAGGTTGCCGAAGGCGACCGCTGGCAGCCGACCGCTATCATGGAAGAGCTCAAACTCAAGGCCAAGACTGAAGGTCTGTGGAATTTGTTTCTGCCTGAGTCTGAACTCGGTGCCGGCCTGACCAACCTCGAATACGCGCCATTGGCGGAAATCATGGGTCGTTCGTTGCTGGGCCCCGAGCCGTTCAACTGCTCGGCGCCGGACACCGGCAACATGGAAGTGCTAGTGCGTTACGCCAACGAAGAGCAGAAGCAGCGCTGGCTCGAACCGCTGTTGCGCGGTGAGATCCGCTCGGCGTTCGCCATGACCGAACCGGATGTGGCTTCATCCGACGCCACCAACATGGCCGCCCGCGCTGTGCGTGATGGCGATGAATGGGTGATCAATGGCAAGAAATGGTGGACTTCAGGGGCTTGCGATCCGCGCTGCAAGATCCTGATCTTCATGGGCCTGAGCAACCCGGATGCACCGCGTCATGCGCAGCACTCGATGATTCTGGTGCCGGTGGATACCCCTGGCGTGAAGATTGTGCGTCCGCTGCCGGTGTTCGGTTACGACGACGCGCCCCATGGTCACGCCGAAGTGCTGTTCGAAAACGTCCGGGTGCCGTACGAAAACGTCCTGTTGGGCGAAGGGCGCGGCTTCGAAATTGCCCAAGGTCGCCTCGGCCCGGGCCGGATTCACCACTGCATGCGTTCGATCGGCATGGCTGAACGTGCGCTGGAGCTGATGTGCAAACGGGCGGTCAACCGCACCGCGTTCGGCAAACCGCTGGCGCGTCTGGGCGGCAACATCGACAAAATCGCCGACTCGCGGATGGAGATCGACATGGCGCGACTGCTGACGTTGAAAGCGGCGTACATGATGGACACCGTTGGCAACAAAGTGGCAAAGAGCGAGATCGCGCAGATCAAAGTCGTCGCGCCGAACGTGGCGTTGCGGGTGATCGACCGGGCGATCCAGATCCATGGCGGGGCAGGGGTTTCCAATGACTTCCCGCTGGCCTACATGTATGCCATGCAACGCACCCTGCGCCTGGCTGACGGCCCGGACGAAGTGCACCGCGCGGCAATCGGCAAGTTCGAGATTGGCAAGTATGTGCCGAAAGAGATGATGCGCGGCGGGCACTGA
- the xthA gene encoding exodeoxyribonuclease III → MKIVSFNINGLRARPHQLAALIEKHQPDVIGLQETKVHDDQFPLAELQALGYHVYFHGQKSHYGVALLSRQEPIALHKGFATDEEDAQRRFIWGTFADANGVPVTIMNGYFPQGESRDHPTKFPAKERFYSDLQQLLESQFSNDQPIVVMGDVNISPEDCDIGIGPDNMKRWLKTGKCSFLPEEREWMARLKNWGLVDSFRHLNPDVADRFSWFDYRSRGFEDEPKRGLRIDLIMASQGLLPRVRDAGVDYELRGMEKPSDHAPIWLELS, encoded by the coding sequence ATGAAGATCGTCTCCTTCAACATCAACGGGCTGCGCGCTCGCCCGCATCAGCTGGCGGCGCTGATCGAAAAGCATCAACCGGACGTGATCGGGTTGCAGGAAACCAAGGTTCATGACGACCAGTTCCCCCTGGCCGAGCTGCAGGCGCTGGGTTATCACGTGTACTTCCACGGGCAAAAGAGTCACTACGGCGTGGCCCTGCTGTCGCGTCAGGAGCCGATTGCGCTGCACAAAGGTTTCGCCACTGACGAAGAAGACGCTCAGCGGCGCTTCATCTGGGGCACGTTCGCCGATGCCAATGGCGTGCCGGTCACGATCATGAACGGCTATTTCCCGCAGGGCGAAAGCCGCGATCATCCCACCAAGTTCCCGGCCAAGGAACGTTTCTACAGCGATTTGCAGCAGTTGCTGGAAAGCCAGTTCAGCAACGACCAGCCGATTGTGGTGATGGGCGATGTGAACATTTCCCCGGAAGACTGCGACATCGGCATCGGCCCGGACAACATGAAACGTTGGCTGAAAACCGGCAAATGCAGCTTCCTGCCCGAAGAACGCGAATGGATGGCCCGCCTGAAAAACTGGGGCCTGGTGGACAGTTTCCGCCACCTGAATCCGGACGTTGCCGACCGTTTCAGCTGGTTCGACTACCGCAGCCGCGGTTTTGAAGATGAGCCCAAGCGCGGGCTGCGGATTGACCTGATCATGGCATCCCAGGGGTTGTTGCCGCGGGTCAGGGACGCGGGCGTGGATTACGAACTGCGCGGGATGGAAAAGCCTTCCGATCATGCGCCGATCTGGCTTGAGTTGAGCTAG
- a CDS encoding hydroxymethylglutaryl-CoA lyase, which produces MSLPTHVRLVEVGPRDGLQNEAQPISVADKVQLVDTLTAAGLGYIEVGSFVSPKWVPQMAGSAEVFAQIQRKPGVTYGALAPNLRGFEDAIAAGVKEVAVFAAASEAFSQRNINCSINESLERFVPIMDAAKQYGVSVRGYVSCVLGCPYEGDVKPAQVARVARELYAMGCYEVSLGDTIGTGTAGATRKMFEVVSADVPREKLAGHFHDTYGQAMANIYASLLEGIAVFDSSIAGLGGCPYAKGASGNVATEDVVYLLNGLGIETGIDLDALIRAGQQICAVLGRPTGSRVAKARSAQ; this is translated from the coding sequence ATGTCCCTCCCCACCCACGTACGCCTGGTCGAAGTCGGCCCCCGCGACGGTCTGCAAAACGAAGCCCAACCCATCAGCGTTGCGGACAAGGTGCAATTGGTCGATACGCTCACCGCCGCTGGCCTCGGCTATATAGAAGTCGGCAGTTTCGTCTCCCCCAAATGGGTGCCGCAAATGGCCGGTTCCGCCGAGGTCTTCGCGCAGATCCAGCGCAAGCCGGGGGTGACCTATGGCGCCCTCGCCCCCAACCTGCGGGGCTTTGAAGACGCTATCGCCGCCGGGGTCAAGGAAGTCGCCGTGTTCGCCGCAGCGTCCGAAGCGTTTTCCCAGCGCAATATCAATTGCTCGATCAACGAAAGTCTGGAGCGCTTCGTGCCGATCATGGACGCGGCCAAACAATACGGCGTCAGCGTGCGCGGTTACGTGTCCTGTGTGCTTGGCTGCCCTTACGAGGGTGATGTCAAGCCTGCGCAAGTTGCCCGGGTCGCTCGCGAGCTCTATGCCATGGGCTGCTACGAAGTGTCGCTGGGAGACACCATCGGCACCGGCACCGCCGGCGCGACCCGCAAGATGTTCGAAGTGGTTTCGGCCGACGTGCCGCGGGAAAAACTGGCCGGGCACTTCCACGACACCTATGGCCAGGCCATGGCCAATATCTATGCCAGCCTGCTGGAAGGCATTGCGGTGTTCGACAGCTCCATCGCCGGCCTTGGCGGCTGCCCGTACGCCAAGGGTGCCAGCGGTAACGTCGCGACCGAAGACGTGGTTTACCTGCTAAACGGCCTGGGTATCGAGACCGGCATCGACCTGGACGCGTTGATTCGCGCCGGCCAGCAGATTTGCGCGGTGCTGGGGCGCCCTACCGGTTCTCGCGTGGCCAAGGCCCGCAGCGCACAGTGA
- a CDS encoding AMP-binding protein, which translates to MDQPSASPQRSYTRGSQDKALLAMTIYPNGEALVVRHQQLRYTWQQLSAVVELRARAFLALGLQTGDRLGIWAPNCAQWCISQFASAKIGVILVNINPAYRSSELEYVLKQSGCQWLVCAGAFKTSDYHGMLQGLVPELAEQSIGRLQSERLPELRGVISLDAQPPSGFLPWSQLADLAASVSVEQLHARQDSLHFDQAVNIQYTSGTTGFPKGATLSHYNILNNGYMVGESLGLTARDRLVIPVPLYHCFGMVMGNLGCVTHGSTMIYPNDAFDPLLTLTTVAEEKATALYGVPTMFIAMLDQPKRAEFDLSSLRTGIMAGATCPIEVMRRVINEMHMSEVQIAYGMTETSPVSLQTGPSDDLELRVTTVGRTQPQLESKIIDEAGNLLPRGTIGELCTRGYSVMLDYWNNPQGTAEAIDQAGWMHTGDLASMNDEGYVCIAGRNKDMIIRGGENIYPRELEEFFFTHPAVADVQVIGIPCSRYGEEIVAWIKFHPGHSATEQELQAWCKERIAHFKTPRYFKFVEEFPMTVTGKIQKFRMREISIEELRGNQA; encoded by the coding sequence ATGGATCAACCCAGTGCAAGCCCGCAGCGCAGCTATACCCGTGGTTCCCAGGACAAAGCCTTGCTGGCGATGACCATCTACCCGAACGGGGAGGCGCTGGTCGTGCGCCATCAACAGCTGCGCTACACCTGGCAGCAGTTGTCAGCGGTCGTTGAGCTGCGCGCCAGAGCATTCCTGGCGCTGGGTTTGCAAACCGGTGATCGGCTCGGCATCTGGGCTCCGAACTGTGCCCAGTGGTGCATCAGTCAGTTCGCCAGCGCGAAAATCGGCGTGATCCTGGTCAACATCAATCCGGCTTATCGCAGTTCCGAACTCGAATACGTGTTGAAGCAATCTGGCTGCCAATGGCTGGTCTGCGCCGGGGCCTTCAAGACTTCCGACTATCACGGGATGCTGCAAGGGTTGGTGCCGGAATTGGCGGAACAATCCATCGGCCGCTTGCAGAGCGAACGCCTGCCGGAACTGCGTGGGGTCATCAGCCTGGATGCGCAGCCACCCTCGGGTTTCCTGCCGTGGTCGCAACTGGCCGATCTGGCGGCCAGCGTATCAGTCGAGCAATTGCATGCGCGCCAGGACAGCCTGCATTTCGATCAGGCGGTGAACATTCAATACACCTCCGGCACCACGGGTTTCCCCAAGGGCGCGACCCTCAGCCACTACAACATTCTCAATAACGGTTACATGGTCGGTGAAAGCCTTGGGCTGACCGCCCGTGATCGGCTGGTGATTCCGGTGCCGCTGTATCACTGCTTCGGCATGGTCATGGGCAACCTCGGCTGTGTTACCCACGGCAGCACCATGATTTACCCCAACGATGCTTTCGATCCGCTGCTGACCCTGACCACCGTCGCCGAAGAAAAAGCCACCGCGCTTTATGGCGTGCCGACCATGTTCATCGCCATGCTCGATCAGCCCAAGCGCGCCGAATTTGATTTGTCGAGCCTGCGCACCGGGATCATGGCCGGGGCGACGTGTCCGATCGAGGTGATGCGTCGGGTTATCAACGAAATGCACATGAGCGAAGTGCAGATTGCCTACGGCATGACGGAAACCAGCCCCGTGTCTTTGCAGACGGGTCCGTCAGACGATCTGGAATTACGCGTCACCACCGTTGGTCGGACCCAGCCGCAGCTGGAAAGCAAGATCATCGACGAGGCGGGCAATCTGCTGCCACGCGGCACCATTGGCGAGTTGTGCACTCGGGGTTACAGCGTGATGCTCGACTACTGGAACAACCCGCAAGGCACCGCTGAGGCCATCGATCAGGCGGGCTGGATGCACACCGGCGACCTGGCGAGCATGAACGACGAAGGCTACGTGTGCATCGCCGGGCGTAACAAGGACATGATCATCCGCGGCGGTGAGAATATTTACCCAAGGGAACTGGAAGAGTTCTTCTTCACCCACCCGGCAGTTGCCGATGTGCAGGTGATCGGCATTCCTTGCTCTCGATACGGCGAAGAGATTGTTGCCTGGATCAAATTCCACCCCGGCCACAGCGCTACCGAGCAGGAGCTGCAAGCCTGGTGCAAGGAGCGCATTGCGCACTTCAAGACGCCGCGTTACTTCAAATTCGTCGAGGAGTTTCCGATGACCGTGACTGGCAAGATCCAGAAGTTTCGGATGCGTGAGATCAGCATCGAGGAGCTGCGAGGTAACCAGGCCTGA
- a CDS encoding substrate-binding domain-containing protein encodes MTLRVLFLLLLGAVLPLTVSAGDLPTPERGPVLRIQGSNTIGAALGPALVEGLMHEQGLLKVHREAPDKANEQRIVGETAQGRRVEVEVAAHGSSTGFKALKIASADLAASSRPIKDSERLDLEPLGNLKSPVAEQVIAIDGLAIILHPHNPLQQLNTKQLAQIFSGEAKTWEELGGSGGTIHLYTRDDQSGTYDTFKELVLSPRGKMLSGNAKRFESSEQLSDAVSLDPQAIGFIGLPYVRQAKAVAIVDGDSQAMLPLNSLIATEDYPLSRRLFFYLPPNGKNPWAKALIRFAQSSKGQAIVATNGFIAQTVQAMAVTPNALMPEGYQALSRHAQRLTVNFRFEEGSATLDNKARQDLSRVLDYIKQHDKTNRQVTLVGFGDAKGDPARADLLSKLRAMAVRRELVKSGVVFREIRGFGAEMPVATNSGDEGRIKNRRVEVWVY; translated from the coding sequence ATGACGCTGCGCGTGTTGTTCCTGTTGCTGCTCGGCGCCGTGCTGCCGTTGACGGTGTCGGCCGGCGACTTGCCGACGCCCGAACGCGGCCCGGTGCTGCGCATCCAGGGTTCCAACACCATTGGCGCGGCATTGGGGCCGGCGTTGGTCGAGGGGTTGATGCATGAGCAGGGCCTGCTCAAGGTGCACCGCGAAGCCCCGGACAAGGCCAACGAACAACGCATCGTCGGCGAAACTGCTCAGGGCCGCCGAGTCGAGGTAGAGGTCGCGGCCCACGGCTCCAGCACCGGGTTCAAAGCCCTGAAAATCGCCTCCGCCGATCTCGCGGCCTCGTCACGGCCGATCAAGGACAGCGAACGGCTGGATCTCGAACCGCTGGGCAATCTGAAAAGCCCGGTTGCCGAGCAAGTCATCGCCATCGACGGGTTGGCCATCATCCTTCATCCGCACAATCCGCTGCAGCAGCTCAACACCAAGCAACTGGCGCAAATCTTCAGTGGCGAAGCGAAAACCTGGGAAGAACTCGGCGGCAGCGGTGGGACGATTCATCTCTACACGCGAGATGACCAATCGGGCACCTACGACACATTCAAGGAACTGGTCCTCAGCCCCCGTGGGAAAATGCTGAGCGGCAACGCGAAACGCTTCGAATCCAGCGAGCAACTGTCCGACGCGGTCAGTCTGGACCCGCAAGCCATCGGCTTCATCGGTTTGCCTTATGTCCGCCAGGCCAAGGCCGTGGCTATTGTCGATGGCGACTCCCAGGCCATGCTGCCGCTCAATAGCCTGATCGCGACGGAAGATTACCCGCTGTCCCGTCGGCTGTTCTTCTACCTGCCGCCAAACGGGAAAAATCCCTGGGCCAAGGCCTTGATCAGGTTCGCCCAAAGCAGCAAAGGCCAGGCGATTGTCGCGACTAACGGTTTTATCGCGCAGACCGTTCAGGCCATGGCGGTCACACCGAATGCGCTGATGCCCGAGGGGTATCAGGCACTCAGCCGGCATGCCCAGCGGTTGACGGTGAATTTCCGCTTCGAAGAAGGCAGCGCGACGCTGGACAACAAGGCCCGACAGGACCTGTCGCGGGTGCTCGACTATATAAAGCAGCACGACAAAACCAATCGGCAGGTGACACTGGTGGGGTTTGGCGATGCCAAAGGCGATCCGGCACGGGCCGATCTGCTGTCAAAACTGCGGGCCATGGCAGTGCGGCGAGAACTGGTGAAAAGCGGCGTGGTGTTTCGCGAGATTCGCGGTTTCGGCGCCGAGATGCCGGTGGCGACCAACAGCGGGGATGAAGGGCGGATCAAGAATCGGCGGGTTGAGGTTTGGGTGTATTAA
- a CDS encoding MerR family DNA-binding transcriptional regulator produces the protein MSSQTYSISDLARELDITTRAIRFYEEQGLLSPERRGQERIYSPRDKVSLKLILRGKRIGFSLAECRELIELYDPSSGNTKQLHSMLAKIAERREQLEQQLLDIEQMKLELDTAEERCTQALEQTIKSQESVQ, from the coding sequence ATGAGCAGCCAGACCTATAGCATTTCCGACCTCGCCCGCGAGCTCGACATCACTACCCGGGCCATTCGCTTCTATGAAGAGCAAGGCCTGCTCAGCCCCGAGCGTCGCGGCCAGGAACGCATTTATTCGCCCCGTGACAAGGTCAGCCTGAAGCTGATCCTGCGGGGCAAGCGCATTGGTTTTTCCCTGGCCGAATGCCGCGAACTGATCGAGCTCTATGACCCCTCCAGCGGTAACACCAAGCAACTGCACAGCATGCTGGCGAAAATTGCCGAGCGTCGGGAACAACTCGAACAGCAATTGCTGGACATCGAACAGATGAAACTGGAACTCGACACGGCCGAAGAGCGCTGCACCCAAGCGCTGGAGCAAACGATCAAGAGCCAGGAATCAGTCCAGTAG
- a CDS encoding LysR family transcriptional regulator codes for MNLSKVDLNLFIVFDAIYTEANLTRAGQIVGITQPAVSNALARLRETFNDPLFVRTAQGMVPTPMAQNIIGPVRNALSLLRVSVQESRIFNPLQAVKTYRISMTDLTEAVILPPLFQRLRRLAPTVIIESFLSKRRETTKELAAGRLDFAVDAPLNTDPQVRHVKLMEDRYVCAMRKGHPLAGKEKFTLDDYLSLTHIHISSRRSGLGYVDLALGKMGIQRKIALRSQHYLMASQVLQQTDMVMTVPERFARRHDLYSVNLPVNDVPPVETHLYWHESTDQDPANRWMREQMIELCQQVTAHEKKLDKV; via the coding sequence ATGAATCTGAGCAAGGTCGATCTCAACCTTTTCATCGTCTTCGACGCGATCTACACCGAAGCCAACCTGACCCGCGCCGGGCAGATTGTCGGCATTACTCAACCGGCGGTATCGAACGCCCTGGCCCGCCTGCGCGAGACCTTCAACGACCCGCTTTTCGTGCGCACCGCCCAAGGCATGGTGCCGACGCCGATGGCGCAGAACATCATCGGCCCCGTGCGTAATGCCCTCTCCCTGCTGCGGGTGTCGGTGCAGGAAAGCCGCATTTTCAACCCGTTGCAGGCGGTCAAGACCTACCGCATCAGCATGACCGACCTCACCGAAGCAGTGATCCTGCCGCCGCTGTTCCAACGCCTGCGCCGCCTGGCGCCGACGGTGATCATTGAAAGTTTCCTGTCCAAACGCCGCGAAACCACCAAGGAGCTGGCCGCCGGGCGTCTCGATTTCGCGGTGGATGCGCCGCTCAACACCGACCCGCAGGTGCGCCACGTCAAGTTGATGGAGGACCGTTATGTGTGCGCCATGCGCAAGGGCCATCCGCTGGCGGGCAAAGAGAAATTCACCCTCGACGATTACCTGTCCCTGACCCACATCCATATTTCCAGCCGACGCAGCGGCCTAGGCTATGTCGACCTGGCCCTGGGCAAAATGGGCATCCAACGCAAGATCGCCCTGCGCTCCCAGCATTACCTGATGGCGTCCCAAGTATTGCAGCAGACCGACATGGTCATGACCGTGCCGGAACGCTTCGCTCGTCGCCATGATTTGTACTCGGTGAACCTGCCGGTCAACGATGTTCCGCCGGTGGAAACCCACCTTTACTGGCACGAAAGCACCGACCAGGACCCGGCCAACCGCTGGATGCGCGAACAAATGATCGAGTTGTGCCAGCAGGTTACGGCGCATGAGAAGAAGCTGGATAAGGTATAG